The genomic stretch ACCCGCCCCGCCCTCGTCCAGCTGACCCTGATGCACGGCGACGACCCGCGCGAGTGGACCCAGACCTTCTGGCTCCCGACCCTCGCCGCCCAGCCGAGCTTCTCCGCTTCCGCGGGCGGCGGCGGGGGGGGCGGCAATGCGAACCGTTCCGGCGCGGGCGGCTCCAATGCCGGAGGGCAGGGGAACCGCAACGGCGGCAATGGGAACGCCAATGGCAATGGGAACGGTGGAACCGGCGGACGCCAGAACGGCGGCGGCGGCGGCAACCGGGGAGGGGGACGATGAAACGGCCCGCTTCTCAATTCCGCTCTTCCGCGCGGCGCGGCTTCGCCCTGCTGACGGTGATGTGGTGCGTCGGCATCATGATGGTGACGCTCATGGGCTTCCTAGCCTATGTCTCCCTCCAGCTGACCGAGGATACCTCCCGCTCGAAGGATGCGCGGGCGCGGACGATCGCCCTCTCCGGCCTCGCCCTCGGCCTCCATCCCCAGATGCCCCGAAACGACGACCTCCTGGCGCAGGACTTCGGCGGCGGAAGCTTCCGCGTGACGGTGGTGAGCGAGGGCTCCCGCCTCAACCTGAACCGCCTCCTCGTCCAGGGGCGGACCGACGTCCTCCTCCGGCTCTGGGTGCTGTGGGGCCTCTCCCCCGACGCGGGCCAGGCGGTCAACGACGCCCTCCAGGACTGGATCGAGACGGGCGACACGAAGCGGCTCAACGGCGCGAAGCAGGCCGACTACGCCGCCCTCGGCTTCCCCGACTTCCCTCCCGGTCGCCCCTTCCAGAGCCTCGACGAGCTGCCCCAGGTGATCGGCTTCGACAAGATCATCGCCCTGAAGCCCGATTGGCGGAATTACTTCACCCTCTGGAGCAACGGCACCCTCGACCTCAACGAGGCCCCGCCCGACCTCATCGCCGCCGTCTGCAACGTCGGCATCGACATGGCCCAGTCGTTCGTCTCCGCGCGCGATCCCGACGGCGTCGTCGGCTCGGTCAACAGCGTCCGATGGTCGAGCGTCTCCGACGCCTGCTCGGCCCTCGGGATGCCGCAGGGGCTGGTCCGGACGGTCTCCTCGCTCCTTTCGGTCTCCAGCACGATCTGGAGGATTGAGAGCGAGGGGATTCTCGGCGATCATCACCACACGATTCAGGTGGTCGCCACCCGGGCCGTCGGCACCTCGGGCAACGCCAGCACCGGGACGACGACGAGCACCTCGACCACCGGAACCGGAACGGCTCCGACTTATTATTTATGGCAGGAATTCTAACCGCTCCCGCTCCCGCCTCCGCTGCGGCTCCCTCCTCCAAGGGGGAGCGGAAGCGCGGCTCCTTTACCGGCGTCCTCTGCCTGCCGGGCGAGGGGGAGGGCCAGTACCGTCTCGTCCCCGCCTCTTCCCTTTCCGGGAAGGGCGGCGAGTCGGCTGCCTGGGCCGAGGCCGACCTCGCCGACCTTCCCTCCTCGGCCCGGATCGGCCTCCCCGCCCGCCATCTCCTCGTCGTCCCCCTGTGGCTCCAGACGACGGAGCGGGAGGTCCTGCGGGAACTCGCCCAGGCGCAGCTGGAGCGGCGTGCCCTCGTGCGGGGCGACGGCACCTCGGCGTGGGAACTCCTCCCCCTCGTCGAAGAGGACGGCCGGACCCTCGTCACCGCCTACCTCGTCGACCCGGAGCTCCCCCCGGCGCTTCTCCTTCCCCACGTCGCCGACTTCGACGCGGCGGTCCGCTTCCATGCGCTCCCCCCGGAGGCCTTCGTCTTCTGGCGGGAAGAGGGCGGCATCGCCCTCGCCTACGGGAAGGGGAGCGAGGGGGAGGCGGCGCTCGTCCAATTCTTCCCGGGCGCCGCGCAGCTCGACGCCGTCGCCGCCGAGGTCGCCCTCCTCGCCCGCTCCCTCGCGTGGGAGGGGATCGCGGCCGAACGGCCCGCCGTCCACCTCTGGGGCTCCTTCACCCCCGCCGACGCCGCCGTCGCCGAGGCCCTCTTCGGGGCTCCTCCCGCCGTCACCGCCGACGGCTTCCGCCGTTCCCTC from Verrucomicrobium sp. GAS474 encodes the following:
- a CDS encoding type II secretion system protein GspK; the protein is MKRPASQFRSSARRGFALLTVMWCVGIMMVTLMGFLAYVSLQLTEDTSRSKDARARTIALSGLALGLHPQMPRNDDLLAQDFGGGSFRVTVVSEGSRLNLNRLLVQGRTDVLLRLWVLWGLSPDAGQAVNDALQDWIETGDTKRLNGAKQADYAALGFPDFPPGRPFQSLDELPQVIGFDKIIALKPDWRNYFTLWSNGTLDLNEAPPDLIAAVCNVGIDMAQSFVSARDPDGVVGSVNSVRWSSVSDACSALGMPQGLVRTVSSLLSVSSTIWRIESEGILGDHHHTIQVVATRAVGTSGNASTGTTTSTSTTGTGTAPTYYLWQEF